One Flavobacteriales bacterium genomic region harbors:
- a CDS encoding OmpA family protein: protein TDCRGSMKYNERLSDRRAKASAKYIASKITNPERIYGKGYGESQLINHCACEGRVKSKCSDEEHQANRRTEFRITKMDANIGVKNNSPQSFEKGK, encoded by the coding sequence ATACAGACTGTAGAGGTAGTATGAAGTACAACGAACGATTATCCGATCGACGAGCAAAAGCATCGGCAAAGTATATTGCTTCTAAGATCACTAACCCAGAGCGTATTTATGGTAAGGGTTATGGAGAGTCACAGTTGATCAACCATTGTGCTTGTGAGGGACGAGTAAAGTCTAAGTGTAGCGATGAAGAGCATCAGGCAAATCGTCGAACAGAGTTTCGAATCACAAAGATGGATGCTAACATAGGCGTTAAAAACAACAGCCCACAATCGTTTGAAAAAGGAAAGTAA
- a CDS encoding YfhO family protein, with product MNLQLKSFLPHLIAIGLFLIISISYFYPALNGYAVKSHDVKTYKGMSKELIDFRAENGEEALWTNSMFGGMPGNQISIKQNVLTKKFRDFLRLWLPYPIGVVFLYFLGFYILLLSLKLDYKLAIIGAIAFGFSTYFFVIIQAGHITKTFTIAFMAPTLAGIILAYRGRLIIGLCVFALFLALELLSNHLQITYYFIFIILAVAISEMIRFIRAGEFPKFMKISFFLLAISVLPILTSLGNLWGTIEYGKHTTRGKSELTNNKVNKTSGLDRDYVTAWSYGKGETFSLMLPYVKGGANVPLFMLHESQVEDERLESLSGDMNSQIKQQVFNQVKNETSYWGNQSFTSGNDYVGIIVVFLALLALFFVKDTLKWALLSVIILSVMLSWGKNMMWLTDFFLDYIPGYNKFRTVSMILVIAELCLPILAMLFLGYLVKHREEINQNINKFYVVSGAFLLFLILLAVTPETFFNFFPKGQGKLTLEYLQQVQPDMSAEQQVGVMSFYNGEYYPFLKKVRISIFQSNVYRGLAFFAIATIVILGFIKDKINILGVSIVLGLLTIVDMWSINSGYINSKDYDNDSRFWTENTKGKIPYNVFAGDEMIFQREAASNPIIVQEAEQKIAQAKEESEDGLSPREIAAIKYGVLNKYTNFRVFSVSNPFNESRTSYFYKSLGGYHGAKLKRYQELIDSCLSKNNQKVMDMLNAKYVVQYQNDPKTGEQNNTLAQQRGTALGNAWFVNDVNIVENADEEIVALKEENGFDPANTAVVDKRYSDLLEKDELLKRDKAATITMESYAPNYLVYNTKSNTNQIAVFSEIFYDLGWEAYIDGEPVEHFRTNYVLRGMSIPAGEHKIEFKYSLKSYSVASIVSPLAFIAILALLGYGVFSYYRENKQV from the coding sequence ATGAATTTACAACTGAAGTCGTTCCTACCTCATTTAATTGCGATAGGATTATTTTTGATTATTTCAATATCATATTTTTATCCCGCATTAAATGGTTATGCAGTTAAATCTCATGATGTGAAGACCTATAAAGGAATGTCTAAAGAGTTAATCGATTTTAGAGCAGAAAATGGAGAGGAAGCACTTTGGACCAACTCAATGTTTGGGGGAATGCCAGGAAACCAAATATCGATCAAACAAAATGTATTGACAAAAAAGTTTAGGGATTTTTTAAGGTTATGGCTTCCATATCCGATAGGAGTTGTGTTTCTTTATTTTCTCGGTTTTTATATTCTATTATTGAGCCTAAAACTTGATTATAAATTAGCAATAATAGGAGCCATAGCTTTTGGTTTTTCAACTTACTTTTTTGTGATTATTCAGGCAGGACATATCACTAAAACATTTACGATAGCATTTATGGCTCCAACATTAGCGGGTATTATACTGGCTTATAGGGGGAGGTTAATTATTGGATTGTGTGTTTTTGCTCTGTTTTTAGCGCTTGAGTTGTTGTCAAATCACCTTCAAATAACGTATTATTTTATCTTTATTATTCTAGCAGTTGCGATTAGTGAAATGATTCGTTTTATTAGAGCTGGAGAGTTTCCTAAGTTTATGAAAATATCATTCTTTCTCTTAGCTATCTCCGTTTTACCCATTTTAACAAGTTTAGGAAACTTGTGGGGAACTATAGAGTATGGAAAGCATACGACAAGAGGGAAAAGTGAGTTGACTAATAACAAGGTTAATAAAACATCTGGTCTTGATAGAGATTATGTGACAGCATGGAGTTACGGAAAAGGAGAAACGTTTAGCTTAATGTTGCCTTATGTGAAAGGTGGAGCCAATGTTCCTTTGTTTATGTTACATGAGTCTCAAGTAGAAGATGAGCGTTTAGAAAGTCTAAGTGGAGATATGAATAGCCAGATAAAACAACAAGTGTTTAATCAGGTGAAAAATGAGACCTCTTACTGGGGGAATCAATCCTTTACTTCTGGAAATGATTATGTGGGAATCATTGTTGTATTTCTGGCCTTATTAGCATTGTTTTTTGTTAAGGATACGTTGAAATGGGCGCTGTTAAGTGTTATTATCTTGAGTGTCATGTTGTCTTGGGGTAAAAATATGATGTGGTTGACAGATTTCTTTTTAGATTATATACCAGGTTATAATAAGTTTAGAACAGTAAGTATGATATTAGTGATAGCTGAGTTATGTCTACCTATCTTAGCAATGTTATTTTTAGGATATCTGGTTAAACATCGTGAAGAGATAAATCAGAATATAAATAAGTTTTATGTCGTTTCAGGAGCTTTTTTATTGTTTTTGATTCTGTTGGCTGTAACTCCAGAAACCTTTTTTAACTTCTTTCCTAAGGGACAAGGTAAATTGACGCTTGAATACTTGCAGCAAGTTCAACCTGATATGTCGGCAGAACAACAAGTAGGAGTGATGTCGTTTTATAATGGAGAATATTATCCCTTTTTAAAGAAAGTTAGAATTTCAATTTTTCAATCAAATGTTTATAGAGGGCTTGCATTTTTTGCTATTGCAACAATTGTTATACTTGGATTTATAAAGGATAAGATTAATATATTGGGAGTAAGTATAGTTTTAGGTCTTCTCACAATAGTTGATATGTGGTCAATTAATTCAGGATATATCAATTCTAAAGATTATGATAACGATTCTCGATTTTGGACAGAGAATACTAAAGGAAAGATTCCATATAATGTTTTTGCTGGTGACGAAATGATTTTTCAAAGAGAAGCTGCCAGTAATCCTATTATTGTTCAAGAAGCTGAACAAAAAATAGCACAAGCAAAAGAAGAAAGCGAAGATGGACTTTCTCCTAGAGAAATAGCAGCAATTAAGTATGGGGTGTTGAATAAATATACCAACTTTAGAGTGTTTTCAGTAAGCAATCCTTTCAATGAATCGCGTACAAGTTATTTCTATAAGTCTTTAGGTGGGTATCACGGGGCGAAGTTAAAGCGCTATCAAGAGTTAATTGATTCTTGTTTAAGTAAGAATAACCAAAAAGTAATGGACATGTTAAATGCAAAATATGTTGTCCAATATCAAAATGATCCGAAAACAGGAGAACAAAATAACACCTTAGCTCAACAAAGAGGAACAGCTTTAGGTAATGCTTGGTTTGTTAATGATGTTAATATAGTAGAAAATGCAGATGAAGAAATCGTAGCTTTAAAGGAAGAAAATGGTTTTGACCCTGCAAATACAGCTGTAGTTGATAAACGATATAGTGATCTTTTAGAGAAAGATGAATTATTGAAAAGAGACAAAGCTGCAACAATAACAATGGAAAGTTATGCTCCAAATTATTTGGTTTATAATACTAAATCAAATACTAATCAGATAGCAGTCTTCTCTGAAATATTTTATGATTTAGGTTGGGAAGCATATATAGATGGTGAACCTGTTGAACATTTTAGAACAAATTATGTTTTGAGGGGAATGTCAATTCCTGCAGGAGAGCATAAAATTGAATTTAAGTACAGCTTAAAATCATATAGCGTGGCATCAATAGTGTCTCCATTAGCATTTATAGCTATCCTTGCGTTGTTGGGGTATGGTGTTTTTTCTTATTATAGGGAAAATAAACAGGTGTAA
- a CDS encoding glycosyltransferase family 2 protein produces the protein MISIIISTYNREQYISQCLESIAAQQGDQSSWELIIVNNNSTDSTDTLIKEFIMKYQKVINVSYYKEHQQGLSFARNKGIEEAKGDFLVFIDDDAFLVPNYIEELQKALEVYKGELIAFGGKITPYLESDLPEWMSSYLMPLMSVLDMGNSVIEFKQNKFPIGANMGFSKLLIDKVGDFNVNLGRVGKNTLGGEEKDLFFRMRKVKAKIYYFPSVIVQHVVPDARLTHGFIKKQAIGIGVSERIRSSSIGKLEYVYSLLKEAYKWGGSIVLFVVFTLQFKYPKAQMIIRFRSWVTKGLLKVESI, from the coding sequence ATGATATCAATCATTATTTCTACATACAATAGAGAGCAATATATCTCTCAATGTTTGGAAAGTATAGCTGCTCAGCAAGGTGATCAGAGTAGTTGGGAGCTTATTATTGTTAATAACAACAGTACAGATAGTACAGATACTTTAATTAAAGAATTCATAATGAAGTATCAAAAAGTTATCAATGTCTCTTATTATAAAGAACATCAACAAGGGCTTTCTTTTGCAAGGAATAAAGGGATAGAAGAGGCTAAAGGTGATTTTTTGGTGTTTATTGATGACGATGCCTTTTTAGTACCTAATTATATAGAAGAGCTTCAAAAGGCTCTAGAAGTTTATAAAGGAGAGTTAATTGCATTTGGAGGGAAGATAACACCTTATTTAGAGTCTGATTTACCTGAGTGGATGTCATCTTATCTTATGCCATTGATGTCTGTTTTAGATATGGGAAATAGCGTAATTGAATTTAAGCAAAATAAATTTCCTATTGGAGCAAACATGGGGTTTTCCAAATTGTTGATTGATAAAGTTGGAGATTTTAATGTAAACTTGGGTAGAGTAGGAAAAAACACATTAGGAGGTGAGGAAAAAGACTTGTTTTTTAGAATGAGAAAAGTAAAAGCAAAAATCTATTATTTTCCATCAGTAATTGTTCAACATGTTGTACCTGATGCCAGATTAACACATGGTTTTATAAAAAAACAGGCTATTGGAATTGGGGTAAGTGAAAGAATAAGATCATCTTCTATAGGTAAATTAGAGTATGTGTATAGTCTCCTTAAGGAGGCTTATAAATGGGGAGGAAGCATTGTTTTATTTGTTGTGTTTACCCTACAATTTAAATACCCTAAGGCGCAGATGATTATTCGTTTTAGGAGCTGGGTGACTAAAGGATTACTAAAAGTTGAAAGTATATGA
- the pseB gene encoding UDP-N-acetylglucosamine 4,6-dehydratase (inverting) yields the protein MVFSLNNKAILITGGTGSLGKALTRRIFKEYPNVKRLVIFSRDEQKQFLMAQEFPNHEYKAIRYFIGDVRDASRLKRAMKGIDYVIHAAAMKHVHLAEYNPMECIKTNIIGAENVINSCLETDVTRVVALSTDKAAAPINLYGATKLASDKLFVAANNIKGDNQIKFSVVRYGNVMGSNGSVIPFFLSKKDDDFLPITDKTMTRFNITLDGGVDMVLHALEHAWGGEIFVPKIPSYRITDIAMAIAPNKEHREIGIRPGEKIHEEMITSSDSFYTYDLGEYYSIIPSVPNWNVEEYQAAFNATKVKGGFVYNSGENEDWETPESLRVLIKDHVDPTFSI from the coding sequence ATGGTTTTTTCATTAAACAATAAAGCAATATTGATAACAGGAGGTACTGGATCTCTAGGAAAAGCATTGACAAGAAGAATCTTTAAAGAGTATCCAAATGTAAAGCGGTTGGTTATTTTTTCAAGAGATGAACAGAAACAGTTTTTGATGGCACAAGAATTTCCGAACCATGAATACAAAGCTATTCGCTACTTCATAGGAGATGTAAGAGATGCTAGTCGACTAAAAAGAGCAATGAAAGGAATTGACTATGTCATTCATGCAGCAGCAATGAAACATGTGCATTTAGCTGAGTATAATCCAATGGAATGCATTAAAACCAATATTATTGGAGCAGAAAATGTCATCAATTCTTGTTTAGAAACGGATGTGACTAGAGTCGTTGCATTATCAACAGATAAGGCGGCTGCACCAATCAATTTATATGGAGCTACAAAGTTAGCTTCTGATAAGCTATTTGTTGCAGCGAATAACATTAAAGGAGATAACCAAATCAAATTTTCTGTAGTTCGTTATGGAAATGTAATGGGGTCTAATGGTTCTGTTATCCCCTTTTTCTTATCGAAAAAAGATGACGATTTTTTACCAATTACAGATAAAACAATGACCAGGTTTAATATCACGCTAGATGGAGGGGTAGACATGGTCTTACATGCTTTAGAGCACGCTTGGGGAGGAGAAATTTTTGTCCCTAAAATCCCGTCATATAGAATTACAGACATTGCAATGGCCATTGCTCCTAATAAAGAACATCGTGAAATAGGAATAAGACCAGGAGAAAAAATTCATGAAGAAATGATTACATCTTCCGACTCTTTTTACACTTACGACTTAGGAGAGTATTATTCGATTATACCAAGTGTTCCTAATTGGAATGTAGAGGAATATCAGGCTGCATTTAATGCGACTAAAGTAAAAGGTGGATTTGTCTACAATTCTGGTGAAAATGAAGATTGGGAAACTCCAGAATCTCTAAGAGTTTTAATCAAAGATCATGTAGATCCAACATTTAGTATATAA